In a single window of the Cydia splendana chromosome 20, ilCydSple1.2, whole genome shotgun sequence genome:
- the LOC134800765 gene encoding guanine nucleotide-binding protein G(s) subunit alpha: protein MGCFGSPSGKSGADGGDPREQKRRSDAITRQLQKDKQLYRATHRLLLLGAGESGKSTIVKQMRILHVNGFSDKERREKIEDIKKNIRDAILTITGAMSTLTPPIPLEKPENKHRVDYIQDVASQPDFDYPMEFYEHTEALWKDQGVQRTYERSNEYQLIDCAKYFLDQVHTIKQPSYTPTEQDILRCRVLTSGIFETQFVVDKVNFHMFDVGGQRDERRKWIQCFNDVTAIIFVTACSSYNMVLREDPTQNRLRESLDLFKSIWNNRWLRTISVILFLNKQDLLAEKVLAGKSRIEDYFSEFTRYQVPPDAAPDSREHPEVARAKYFIRDEFLRISTASGDGKHYCYPHFTCAVDTENIKRVFNDCRDIIQRMHLRQYELL from the exons ATGGGGTGTTTCGGGTCGCCCAGCGGCAAAAGTGGAGCCGACGGCGGCGACCCCAGAGAGCAGAAACGGCGCAGCGATGCAATCACACGACAACTGCAGAAGGATAAGCAG CTTTACCGCGCGACACACCGGTTACTGCTACTAGGCGCCGGCGAGTCCGGCAAGTCCACGATAGTGAAGCAAATGCGCATCCTCCACGTCAACGGGTTCTCGGACAAGGAGCGGCGCGAGAAGATCGAGGACATCAAGAAAAATATACGCGATGCGATACTT ACAATCACGGGTGCCATGAGCACCCTGACGCCGCCGATACCGCTGGAGAAACCTGAGAACAAGCACCGCGTCGACTATATACAG GATGTAGCCTCCCAGCCAGACTTCGACTACCCGATGGAGTTCTATGAGCACACGGAGGCTCTGTGGAAGGACCAGGGCGTGCAGCGCACGTACGAGCGCAGCAACGAGTACCAGCTCATAGACTGCGCCAAGTA TTTCCTGGACCAGGTGCACACAATAAAGCAGCCCTCGTACACGCCCACGGAGCAGGACATCCTGCGCTGCCGAGTCCTCACCTCGGGCATATTCGAGACGCAGTTCGTCGTCGACAAAGTCAATTTCCA TATGTTCGACGTGGGCGGGCAGCGCGACGAGCGGCGCAAGTGGATCCAGTGCTTCAACGACGTGACGGCCATCATCTTCGTGACGGCCTGCTCCTCCTACAACATGGTGCTGCGCGAAGATCCCACGCAGAACCGCCTGAGGGAGTCCCTAGACCTGTTTAAGAGCATATGGAACAATAG ATGGCTGCGCACGATATCGGTGATCCTGTTCCTGAACAAGCAGGACCTCCTGGCGGAGAAGGTGCTCGCCGGCAAGTCGCGGATCGAGGACTACTTCTCCGAGTTCACGCGTTACCAG GTTCCCCCGGACGCGGCGCCGGACTCGCGCGAGCACCCGGAAGTGGCGCGAGCCAAGTATTTCATACGGGACGAGTTCCTT CGCATCAGCACGGCGTCAGGCGACGGCAAGCACTACTGCTACCCGCACTTCACGTGCGCCGTCGACACCGAGAACATCAAACGCGTGTTCAACGACTGCCGCGACATCATCCAGCGCATGCACCTGCGGCAGTACGAGCTGCTCTAA